DNA sequence from the Malus sylvestris chromosome 10, drMalSylv7.2, whole genome shotgun sequence genome:
GCACTTAAGTTTTGTGAACTCTGAGGGGTTTGAAATGGTGAGTTTTGAGAGATCTACAAGCTTTCTTATTCGGATTCATGATTTGCACCAATTTCATTTTGTGCAGTTCTTTGCTCAGTGACACAAATCTACAATgatactttgtcttcttccacTACATTTATTTCCCAATTCCACAATGTTTCTTCATAAAAAATCACATCTCTTGAGAGATTGATCTTCTAAGTTTTCAAGTTGTACAATCTgtaacctttttcattagttccATATCCAACAAAGATGCACTTGTTGCTGGATTCTTGTAACTTATGTCTGAGTTGTGATGGCACAAGTGCATAAGACACAGAGCCAAAAACTTTCAAATGCTTAACTCCAGGCTTTCTTCCACCGAACATTTCAAATGGAGTTTATTTCTCCAAAACCTTGGTGGGACATCTGTTCAAAAGATACACAGCAGTATTCACAGCTTCTCCCCATAATGAATATGGCATTTTCTTTTCATGTAACATGGACCTTGCCATCTCCACTATTGTtctattcttcctctctgcAGTGCCATTTTGTTGAGGATTATATGCTACTGTGAGTTGTCTTTCTAGGCTCAATTCGTCTCAAAAAGCATTTAATTCGCGTAAGGAATACTCACCTCCCCTATCATTCCTTATCTTCTTGATTTGATACCCACTTTGTAACTCCACCATTGCTTTAAACTTCCTAAAGATGTTAAAAACTTCTTATTTGAATCTCATAAAATATACCAACACATCCATGAGTAGTCATCTATGATGGTTAAAAAATACTTGTTCCCACTGATggatgatgcgaaaattaacttaacacacaaattaaaccctcttttgacaattgtagtatatgtataagtagggatcgttctggaccggggattaggagggcttgctaataacctctaaactgacttaaaaacataaaactaaacttaaaaacacttaacaagactcacaagactcaaagcaaacttaaaatactcaaaacagcttaaaacaaccgaataaacttaaactagacactaggaatgactttggacgaaaattgacttttacttgaatcaaaacacttaaaaacacaaactaaaacagattctaactaattagacacactaaagtaaaaggggattgagttttggacgaatttaaaataaaaacaagtaactaaaacttaaagacagattttggacgaatttggttgaattagatggatgataagCTAGCtagaggctctttctccacacatgacatgtatgcaaacgaatcaatttccagttactccTTCATCAAATTAtaaacgacaatgccccaaattaaccgtgacatcactagttaaccctcagattttccttgtattattggattggatgacatcattcgacaacccaaagcattcttcaaaagttccctacatgacatcataataaagatacaatcaaagatcattacgttcaatgaaaatcataagcattgacaaagcacttgcaactatgacatcatgtcactcatgctaggaattaaacttaacgtgatcgtttataagcgacctccactacttgtaaatataagttcgtaatgattatgtgaaactttcttatattctagcaacagatttatgcatgccaattaagtgtcgacccttaatcaacaaatacaaataagttatcaatcaaatagttaagccaattgcattcacgattcaagaactcataactggaatttatcaactcatattgcacatataatcatggctttgaaatcacccctagccaagaggggtttagttcctcatgttcgcaaaacaaagatacataaacttaaacattgaaaacaaagaatgaaaacacctaaaaacgctccaacaatccaacttgaatggcaagcacgtccaagggtcctccttcttctttgttgcgacacaaggtgtggtttgatggatgagtggtaaattatggtggtggatggatataggtgagttatggtgaatggtggatgggtggattgtgttgaTGGATCTCTTTTCTCCCCCTAgctgttacacacacttccttttatagaggaagtgcacggcaaagaagaaggaaaatggagtggtgtgtgcagcaatgattcaatgtagtGGTGCTGAAATGAGTGCATGAAGGGGGACAATgatgatgatgcacgacatgggtggaaaggtgaaggagtggtgcatcaatgagtgcaaggagtggACAagaatattgtgcacatggtagacaaaggaaatgaagtggaatggtgcagcaaatgagTGCAACGaaggaacatggatgatgatgcacgacatGGAAGGTTAAAGGTGAtgaaatggtgcatgaaatcagaTATAATGGAGGGGACAAAGAatggtgcagcaatgagtgcatggagTGAAGGTTAAAGTGATGAAATTGTGCATGAAATCTGATATGATAGAAGGGACAATGAATGTGCACGGCATGGGCAAGGAAAATGAAggagtggtgcatcaatgagtgcatggaaTGGACAAGGAATGTTGTGCACAAATAGGGAAAGGAAAGGTGAAAGGCTGCTACAACAATGGATGGAGTGCACGACCAAGGagctgtccatgtgccttcaaACTTGATTTTCTGCACTTTTTGCCTTGTGTTCCAGTTCActtccacatgtactagctgttagacaacttttacacacatgttttgcatcatttcatcttgcaaacacCAACTTttggccactttacacctcttCACACATGCACCAGCTGCTAGACACTTTcacacacatgctatgcatcatttcaacttacaattatgtttgtagttgctggaaatgtgaatacaacttgtaaagcaatccaacaaatgacATCTTTCacatcttttcctttcaaattgttccttaagtgtatgtatctgcacacttccacacttgAACTTCATTATTCATATTTTTGCAtatgttgaaaccctttttaaaacatCAAAAACATCTATCcaacttgctccatatgcatgcaatccatttcagcccaaaatggctccaaaatgcacaaaaatgcactttcttgccaactttgttattaggacctacaaacacacgaaaatagcttaaaatacataaatgactaagaaataacaacataaatgcataagaacaagctaactaagtcgcataaatatgctcttatcaatgGATGCATTCTTtattggaccacacacatcagTGTGAATTAATTCTAGTGGTTTTGCAGCTCTCTAAGCTTTCCCAGTTTCAAAATTGTCCCTGTGTTGTTTCCTAAGTACACAACCTTCATAAACTTCattcatatcatttagtttgggCAAGCCTTGCACCATTCCATGTTTCTGCAAGTTTTTCAAATTCTGCATATTCAAGTGCCCAAACCTCTTGTGCCATAACCTTTCTGAGTCAATTGTGCTTGCCTTCCTTGCTACTTCCTCCAAACATTTCAGCAACAATGGAAagcttttgtttttcatttcaacCTTCACAACCAGATTTGACAGAGTCATATCATCATATATCTCAACAGTAGTGTCTCCAAATGACAAAAAGTAGCCATGTTCCATCATCTGTCCAACACTGAGAAGGTTTTCCTCTAGACCTTGTACCAACATGACTTCCTTAATGTGTCTCCTTCCCCTTTTGGTTTCTATGATGAGAGTGCCCTTGCCTGGTGCTTTCACAATGTTACCATTTCCCATTTTTACTTTTCCAGTGTAAGCAGTGTCAATGTCTGACAATAGAGACTCATGGGCAGTCATGTGATTGCTACACCCACTGTCTATATACCAGACCTCATTGTCATTTTCAACACTTGCACTAAAAACATAGAAGACATTTGTTTCCTCCTCCACTGGGTTTGCAATGTTCACTTTCTGAGTAGTATTTGATCTGCAATCTTTCTGCAGGTGACCAAATCTATTGCATTTATGGCATTTTGGTTTCCCTTTGAACCAACATTCACCAAAGTGTGTTTTATCACAGTATTTGCACAATGGTTTGGTTTAACTACCACTGTTATTTCCACTGTTATACTTGTGTTCTCCATTTGGTTTTCTTTCccacttcttttttttccctttccaaTCTTTCCTTGGTCTGTTTTGATGTTGATTAGAGTGACTAGAAGACCCTATGTTTAGTGACTGAAAGGCTTTCTCAGTTGCACCATCAGCATGCCTCTCGAGTCTTTGGTCAAATGTTCTCAAGAAAGCCATCACATCTTGTACACTGAGTGTATCAATATCTTTGGTTTCTTCTATCACACTCACAATAGAGTCATAAGGCTTAGTCAAACTAATTAGAAGCTTTTTCACAATTCTTCCATTAAGCAGTTCTTCTCCATAAGTTTTCATTTGAGTCACAACATCAAACAGCCTAGAAAAATAGTCTTTAAGTGGTTCATCTTCTCTcatgcatgtgtattcaaaatCACGTCTAAGAGACTGGAGTTTTACTTTTCGTACCTTCACATCTCCTCTGTATTCTTGTTGCAGAGTATACCAAGCAGCCTTGGCAGTTTCTTCATTTGCTATTCTGGGAAATATGAAGTCTGAGGTAGCCTCTTGAATGATTCCCAACGCTCTAGCATCATTCATCCTATTCTCCTTCAGTATAGTTATCTGTTTCTCTGTGAGATCCTCTTCTAGAGCATCGATCTCCATCTCTGGTAGTTCATATCCATGTTGAACCATTTCCCTGAGATCATACGACTTGAAGATGGTAGTTATTTGAATCCTCCACTAGTCGTAGTTTTCTCCATTAAAGATTGGAGCTTTGAGGTCACCACCCCCCAGATCCTTTTATCTTCGACTTGTATTGACACTTAGGGTTTCAGCATTTACCTGAACAACCCAAAAAAAGCAAATTCCACAAACGCCCAAATTTCAGTGATCAAGAACcaagctctgaggccatgttagtgttTTATGAAGTTGATGTTTTGTATGATCGTTTTGGTAGGATTTTGGATTCAGAGAATGATGATGATTGCACAGAAAAAAGGAAGGGAATGTCGGCTATATTAGTCTGCTATTGCAGCAGCTCATACCATTCATTTATATATGATATCAGTAAGGTTTTAGGTGTACATAATCAACCCTTATCTCTATTGGAGCTAGCTGACAAAAACATAACAACCTGATAGTACAAAGCTAATCTTAGCCCTTCATTGGAGCTTTTAATCTAAGCCTTCCACTTGTAAAAAACTATCACTAAAGACTAACTAGCCGTTACAATTTAAATAAAACTAGCTGTTAGCTTCTTTGTGTTTCTGCTGCATCCCTCCTCGATCAACACGGCATCCAACATCTGCTTGGATAGGGTGCTTGCAAATGGGAATTGGTAGGCATGTTGGCTGGACACCTCGATCATGCACAGTACAGTGATGGGATCTGACCACTACCCCATTGTTACTAACTGCTAGCCGTGGGTGGGGAAGGGCAAACGCGTATTCAAGTATGACGCGTCCTGGGCGAAAGATGAGGAAGGGAAAGAAATAATTCAAAGATGAGGAAGGGAAAGAAATAATTCACAAATGTTGGGGAAAAGTTTACTCTGGAAAAGTGTACTCTGGGAAAAGTGTACTAGAGGGAACGACTCAATAGGTGGCAGAAGAAACTCAACTCCTGCAAATGTCGACTATTGGAGTGGAGTCGTAGGAAGGTTGGTATGAATGGGGCAGCTGTGAGTTCCCTATTATTACAACTATAGGAAATGCAAAAAAATTGGGGATGAAATGGGGCTCAAATTGAGTCACTCTCTATCCAGATTGACAAGTTGCGTTAAAAGGATGAAAAATATTGGCTCTAACAATCTAGGATCAAGTGGCAAAAGGAGGGGGACATGCATATGGCTTTCTTTCACCAATCGACGTTGCAAAGGAGGAGGCAAAACAAAATTATGAAGCTCCGAGTTGAAAATGATTAGTAGGTGGATAACCCAAGAATTATTTTGCAACATGTGGAGAAACATTTCATCGAGTTATTTACTTTGAAGGCCAATGTGATTGGGGATCAATCCTCAATTGTGTCGATCAAAAAATCTCTTCGAAGATTAACGGAAATGCTTTCTGATTTGGAAATCAAAGAGGAGGTTTTTTTCACATGGGGGCTTCAAGACTCCAGGCCCAGATGGCTTACAAGGAGTATTCTACCAAGTAAACTGGGATACAATGTCAAGATGTCAGAGGTATGGCTAAAGAGCTCATGAATGGTGATGTCTGCCTTGAACGCCTCAATTCCACTCACATTGCCTTGGTCCCCTACGTGCAGAATCCGGAGACGATCGCTCAGTTCTGTCTAATAAGCTTATGCAACTATTCGTATAAGGTTCTTTTGAAGGTACTGGCTAATAGGCTAAAACCCTTACTCCCAGACCTGATCTATCCTATGCACAACGTTTTTGTTACGGGGCGTCAAATCCAAGATAACATTGTTATTGCCCATGAGATGTTCCACTTTCTGAAGTTAAGGAAAGCAAAAACAAGATTTGAGTTGGGGATAAAGCTAGATATGAACAAAGCATATGATAGGATTGAATGAGACTTTTTACGGGAAGTTATGCTAAAGATGGGGGTTAACCCGAGATGGGTAACCCTTATAATGGGATGTGTTTCATCTGTAAGCTTTGTTATGCTGGTGAACGGTTAACCAGGTAAAAAAATTTCCCCCACCCATGGCCTGCGACAAGGCAATCCCCTCTCTCCTTACTTGTTCCTATTGGTCAATGATGTTTTTTTGCTTCTAATCCAAAAAGCGGCAGAGTTGGAATTTATTGAGGGTATCAGGCTTAGCCCAAGGCGTTTgtatttcttatatattttttgtagatGACACGTTATTTCTCAAGGCTAATCACCAGAATTGTAGAAACATTACCCAGATAATAAAGTCTTACTGTACTGCGTCCAGACAACAAATCAACATGCAAAAGTCGAGCATTTTTTCGATGCCAACGTTCCAAGTGGCTTGGATGGGAAACTCTCAGCAATTCTTGGTATGCCCTCTGTTTGTTGGGGTTATACCTCAGCATTCCCTCTAGGGTACATCAAAATGAGGGTCATGAGGAAACTTCAAGGTTGGAAGCAAAACCTTTTATCCCAAGCTGGGAAGGATGTGCTTATCAAAGCGATGGTGTAGGCGATTCCCACCTACTTGATGAACATTTTTAAATTCCCACTTACCACATGTAATGACCATGATGTTATGATTGCTCACTTTTAGTGGAGGCAAAAGAATAAGGAACGCAAGATCCACTGAGTAAGTTGGGAATCTATGGGCCTTCCTAAGAGTGAGGGCGGTTTGGGTTTTAGATCATTCCAAGAATTCAATCTAGCTCTGCTTGCAAAACAAAGTTGGAGGATTATCAATGAATCGAATTCACTCTGGGTACGGTTCTTGAGGCCCGGTACTTCCCCAACTCCTCACTCTTTGAAGCTAAGAAAGGGTCCAGAGCTTCGTGGGGTTGGGCAAGCCTTTTGGAAGGCAGGAAAATCATCTTGGAGTGTACTCATTGATAGGTTTTGAGTAGGCATGGTATCAAGTTATGGCCATCCAACCCCTTTGGAGGATACCCAAGTAAATTTGGGTCAGACGGTGGACTCGATCATTTGCCCAATCTCCTCATCTTGGGATATAGAGGACATTAGAACCATCATTCCCTTCATTGATCACTTGACAATCATGCAGATTGCCCTTGTGACCATTGTAGAAATGACTGTCTTATCTGGTCGTGGGAAAAAAAATGAGGTTTACGATTAAGTCGGGCTATCATTGGTTGCGAAGTCGAGGTCGGGCTACTGCTTTGGGTCATCTTTTGGCATCATAACCGGTTGATGGTAGGGTTTGGAAGAAACTATGGATGCTCCATACACCcctaaaaattagaaatttcttGTGGAGTGCTTTTTGGAATGGCCTTGCAACCAAGAAATGTCTCCTCAAACGTCTTTCTACTTCATCGACCCTATGCCCAATCTGCAACCAAATGGAAGAATCTATGGAGCACATATCATTCTTATGCCTGTGGGTTGCTCTGGTCTGGTTTAGTGGCCCTCTTAACCTGCAGATACAAAGGGACCAGATTTTTACCTTGGGTTCTTAGCTGAAACATGTGGTTTCTGGAATTGGGAGGAATAAGAAGGAGAAGTCCAGATTATTGACTTTAATTGGTTTTACTTGCTGGAAAATATGGAAGGCTCGTTGCTCAGCTGTCTTTAACCTCAAACCATCCTCCCCAATTCAGGTTATCTATGCAACTGTATGTGCTGCGAATTCTTTCTTTGCAGCGAATGAGGAACATGTTCCTCCTCGGTTCATGTCACGAATGGCTCCCCACCAATGTGGCTCCTTCCGACCTCCCATTATGCAAAGTGAATGTTGATGCTAGTTGGTGTCTTAACACGAAGAGTGCTAAGATCGGGGTGGTTACTAGGGACCATTTGGGGGATTTCTCACAGCAAAGAGGGACAATATCTCTGCTCCTACTGTTGCGATGGCAGAGGCCTTAGCGGTACTTGGTGGTTGCAGTTTTTTCTGGGAGCTGGGTTTACCCCAAATCATGGTCAAATCGTACTCTCTGGAGGTTATTTCGTGCCTTCAAGGGCCTATTCACCTTGGTAGTTGGGAAGCTTTCCCGACCTTAACAAAGATCGCACAAATGGGGGAGTCTGTTCAAGTTTGTCCCTGGTCTTGGATTCCAAGATCAGCTAATAGGGTGGCAGATAAGTTGGCATCAAGAAACCTTTAAGAGATGGATACTGGCACTTGGGTAGTTAGACCTCTATCTTCCCTGGTGCATATCCTCAACAAGGACGACCTCCCTTGTCCTCCGCCTAGCTAAGTCCACGTGGGAGTGGTGGAGTGACGTCTGGTACTTAGTGCAGCGTCTAGAAGTCTCTATCTTCAACATTTTCCTTTACTATGTTGTATTTATGCTTTCTGTTAGCCTTACTTCGGCTTTCCTTGTACTTATTGGCTTTTCCCGGGTAATGAATTTCCAACTtcgaccaaaaataaaaataaaaaaccctttTAGCAATCCTAGAATTGTCGGAGAATATTTACAGATCCATGTTAACATTTGGGGCATTagacaaaccaaaacaaatcacGCACGACAATAATTCTCAAATACATGCATTCTAGTTATTCATAAATTCAAAATGCACTAATACATTCCGCTCATAATGTGATACAAAGCATTAAAAACCAGAAACAAAGTTGATTCttcagaaaaaaaaggaaacaaaaacccAAGGGGCATCAGTTCTACATGTATCGATGCAAAATCTACAAGGTAGACTTCAATGTGTTTCCAATATCGATGACAAATCGATATTTGACATCTGCTTTAAGAAGGCGCTCCATGGCAATGTTCACATAATCCATTGGGATAACCTCAATATCAGCTGTTATGTTGTGCTTGGCTGCGAAATCAATCATCTCTTGCATCTCCTTCATGCCCCCAGTGTTACTGCCAGCTACAATTTTCCTTCCTGCAATTGCAAAATATACTCTTGTAAAGAAGTTGCAGTCAACGACATTACACCGTTTAAAAAGTAAACGTCTCATACCACAAATCCTTCATCCCTCAGTGGAAATATAATTTgtattgaggaagtaaacatgTCAATGCATTAttttacatgcatgcttacccATGAGCAAAGGAAAAACAGGAAGCTCAGGAGGCTTCTCTGGTGCTCCAACCATCACTAGCTTTCCGTGAGACTTCAACAAACTAATCAAAGGCAATAGAGGGTGGAGTGCAGAAACCGTGTCAATGATACCATCCAATGTCCCCATGGCAGCCtaaaaaatccaaacaaaaaaataaaaacaagaaaaagttCAATCATCCCTACACACTTCAAATCAACTTGAATCAATAAACaaacttgtttaaattaataATCATCGTACCTGCATCTGATCTTCATTGCGGCTGACCAAAAACGAATCAGTGCAGAGATGTTCAATTGCTTCATCCTTCTTACTAGGGGAGGTACTGATGACAGTAACCTTAACCCCCATGGCCTTAGCAAACTTGACAGCCACATGCCCTAGACCACCTAAACCTACCACACCCACATGCATACCTGGTTTGTCAAGTCCGAAATATCTCAAAGGGCTGTAAGTTGTAATCCCAGCGCATAGGAGGGGAGCCGCTCCATCAAGGGGAAGGTTGTCTGGGATACGGACTATAAAGTGCTCATTGGCCACCATGATGTCAGAGTAACCTCCGTATGTGGTGGTTCCCTCGTAGTACTTGGAACCATAAGTAAGTATCGATTTGGGACAGTAATTTTCAAGATTGTTGGAATAACTTTCACAAGATTTACATGATCCCACCATGCATCCAACACCTACCTTGTCTCCAACATTGAATTTTTGTACTATGCTCCCTACCTCTATCACTACACCAACAATCTCATGTCTGCATTGCCCAGTTCACATTCCATAAGTTAAATGGATACCAAAATCCAAATTCAGATACTATAAATATATGTGTTCGTTCTACAATGTACCATTTGACATTAGTACTTGTAGCATTTAAAATGCAAGTTTAGTACGTACCCGGGAACCAATGGATAGTTAGACATTCCCCATTCGTTCTTGGCCATATGAAGGTCCGAATGGCATATCCCACAGTATAACACTTTGAACATCACATCTTTGTCGCCGGTTTCTCTGCAGCAAAAAAATGCAATTTTCAGAGAACATATCAAAAGATTGATTAAACAAGAAGTTGATGGGGAAGTTTGGATTAATTTACCTTCTTGAGAATTTGAAGGGAGAGAAAACGCCAGATGAATCTCTGGCAGCCCAACCAAAGGCTTTCTTGGGGTGTTCTTGTTCTGTAGACATCACAAAATTGCCCTTGATTAATTCGTACGGGAGCTTTGGCTAGTAgaatgatgagagagagagagagagggattgcTAAATTTGGGGATTGGTTGGGTGCTATTTATACGGCTATGAGTGCTGGCTGGATGACGTGTTTGGTGAGCGAAATCAGAAGTCAAACGAGGTTCTTCTAAATATTGTATGTCTTGTCTGAACTTTCCTAATGGTTTGCTGACGTCATCCCATTACCATTGCGTAATTGCTTACCCTGATACCAAAAAGAGAATCATTTTGTTCTATCGAGTATcgagcattaaaaaaaaaaatgaaaatttgacaTTACCCTTTAAAactatatttttctttattaaaaTCCATTTCTTTATGTTTTCTTAAATAAAACTCATTGATTAGCCTTCAACTAAacaaattctttaattaaatttgacTTTTCAAAGAGTGCTGATATCCCCACATCTGTGTCTTATTTTTCCATTTacatccaaataaaaaatttatttacaagTTTACCTCTTGACGAAATAACATATAAGGACCTAGTAGTTGTTCGAAGTTCAACCTTTGATTTTTACTATTCTAACGAACTACTTTGCTCTCTCAGCTC
Encoded proteins:
- the LOC126584378 gene encoding uncharacterized protein LOC126584378; amino-acid sequence: MAKELMNGDVCLERLNSTHIALVPYVQNPETIAQFCLISLCNYSYKVLLKVLANRLKPLLPDLIYPMHNVFVTGRQIQDNIVIAHEMFHFLKLRKAKTRFELGIKLDMNKAYDRIE
- the LOC126587089 gene encoding probable mannitol dehydrogenase codes for the protein MSTEQEHPKKAFGWAARDSSGVFSPFKFSRRETGDKDVMFKVLYCGICHSDLHMAKNEWGMSNYPLVPGHEIVGVVIEVGSIVQKFNVGDKVGVGCMVGSCKSCESYSNNLENYCPKSILTYGSKYYEGTTTYGGYSDIMVANEHFIVRIPDNLPLDGAAPLLCAGITTYSPLRYFGLDKPGMHVGVVGLGGLGHVAVKFAKAMGVKVTVISTSPSKKDEAIEHLCTDSFLVSRNEDQMQAAMGTLDGIIDTVSALHPLLPLISLLKSHGKLVMVGAPEKPPELPVFPLLMGRKIVAGSNTGGMKEMQEMIDFAAKHNITADIEVIPMDYVNIAMERLLKADVKYRFVIDIGNTLKSTL